The proteins below come from a single Saccharopolyspora sp. SCSIO 74807 genomic window:
- a CDS encoding helix-turn-helix transcriptional regulator, with translation MPSTQTRRKRRLGQFLLALRETADLTHDQVAELLRKSQTSISKIENGYFLCNFSELGALLAFYGASDEQRREAQAMWDDARADGTRIQVSTAHPTKYRAFVRAEAEAVSVRSLAPLAVPGLLQTVDYATAIHAAARHFGTDTDSRRAVRSRRARQRRLDAPDPVQLHALIDEGVLRRQVGGQSVMREQLRHLRTMSEQDNVTIQVVPLEAGAYGTSSGPVTILGFRDEDDPDAVYLEYPGGGTWVENANDVHAFTLTFEDVAAAALTPKESADWLRAMED, from the coding sequence ATGCCCAGTACGCAGACCCGCCGCAAGCGCAGGCTCGGTCAGTTCTTGCTGGCACTACGGGAAACTGCGGACCTCACGCATGATCAAGTCGCGGAGCTGCTGCGCAAATCGCAGACCAGCATCTCGAAGATCGAGAACGGCTACTTCCTCTGCAACTTCTCCGAACTCGGCGCGCTGTTGGCGTTCTACGGAGCTTCCGACGAGCAACGTCGAGAAGCGCAAGCGATGTGGGACGACGCGCGGGCTGATGGCACCCGGATTCAGGTGTCCACTGCGCACCCGACCAAGTACCGCGCTTTCGTACGGGCTGAAGCGGAGGCGGTGAGCGTGCGTTCGCTGGCGCCCCTGGCGGTTCCCGGACTGTTGCAGACGGTCGACTACGCCACCGCGATCCATGCAGCGGCGCGGCACTTCGGCACTGACACGGACTCGCGGCGCGCTGTCCGATCACGACGGGCCAGGCAGAGGCGCTTGGACGCGCCTGACCCGGTGCAACTGCACGCGCTCATCGACGAGGGTGTGCTTCGCAGGCAGGTCGGCGGGCAGTCCGTGATGCGCGAACAGCTGCGGCACCTGCGCACGATGTCCGAACAGGACAACGTCACCATCCAAGTGGTCCCGCTGGAAGCGGGTGCTTACGGCACCTCATCCGGACCGGTCACCATCCTCGGTTTCCGCGACGAGGACGACCCGGACGCCGTCTACCTGGAGTACCCGGGAGGCGGTACGTGGGTGGAGAATGCAAATGACGTTCATGCGTTCACGCTGACTTTCGAGGATGTCGCCGCGGCAGCGCTCACTCCGAAGGAGTCGGCGGACTGGTTGCGCGCGATGGAGGATTGA
- a CDS encoding DUF2961 domain-containing protein, which produces MSSRSRSRPGTTERGLPVRLSAYLGAASLAAAAMVADTGPAHAQQAPAANKGSVGWDTYRDPSGLTQLRGSEQSGQFSSFARDGSNDDGFEGTYSCLRNSERGCVIAERAGAGEISSMWFTREPWGDVTGTGNITIELDGRTVLDAPLIDVVSGRVGAPFVWPLVGNAEDSAGGAVIKVPMPYRESMRVTVQNNPAFYHVDYRTFADAEGVQTFDPADPAQDVIDRLRRFGIADPKGPAEGAQPTRRDFSVAPGTAAPVAQLEGPGQVNEFRLRIPQVVPSPRVVDDGRAFGAGGGSRFDAAVHPDNEGVRIVRRFDPQVADQVAGLSVNGAPAGEWRSGAAEPGGWGVQAIDVPPEITAGQSTVEVANRFVSSSKDVNEFRYDVQSKVNGEWVRTDVLDVGPAHPGEEAAHGYRIDNSVFAREKLVGRYAFAPEQVTASEHLLETARVRITFDGQTTVDAPIGEFFGSGLGEFDVRSMMSSIDPGDGGWYTAWWPMPFNRSATVEIVNGGGVPIDGMTAEVTTAPAEATENTGYFHATHKRGNTTPGQDWNFVQAQGSGTFYGVTHSMRGLIPPQTNRHPQQPMSMSQADEAANQRNYLEGDERFYVNGSPSPAWHGTGSEDYYESGWYFRDGTTFSMPLAGNPSHEVNGDGCQYDCTGAYRQQVPDAVPFNDGLVAGIEHGPDNDEPGDYSSTAYWYGGKPASQQQVDEIDLADPRSREQHGYTAEGETTAPLTSTFEGDADDQQHNGQVASATGPIRFQVGLNPDNSGARLTRLADQAQAYQQVEVRVDGQPAGTWMQPLGNGTHRWLQDSFDLPPALTQGKDSVQVELVPVGGAPAWTAARYTVFGH; this is translated from the coding sequence ATGAGTTCTCGCAGCAGATCCAGGCCCGGCACTACCGAGCGCGGGCTGCCCGTGCGGCTCAGCGCCTACCTCGGCGCCGCCTCGCTGGCCGCCGCCGCGATGGTGGCCGACACCGGCCCTGCGCACGCCCAGCAAGCACCGGCGGCGAACAAGGGCAGCGTCGGATGGGACACCTACCGCGATCCGAGCGGGCTCACGCAGTTGCGCGGTAGCGAGCAGAGCGGGCAGTTCTCCAGCTTCGCCCGCGACGGCAGCAACGACGACGGTTTCGAGGGGACCTACTCGTGCCTGCGCAATTCCGAACGCGGCTGCGTGATCGCGGAGCGGGCCGGTGCGGGCGAGATCTCGTCGATGTGGTTCACCCGCGAGCCGTGGGGTGACGTGACCGGCACCGGCAACATCACCATCGAGCTGGACGGGCGGACGGTGCTGGACGCGCCGCTGATCGACGTGGTCAGCGGCCGGGTCGGCGCCCCGTTCGTCTGGCCGCTGGTGGGCAACGCCGAGGACTCCGCGGGCGGCGCGGTGATCAAGGTGCCGATGCCGTACCGCGAGTCGATGCGGGTCACGGTGCAGAACAATCCGGCTTTCTACCACGTCGATTACCGCACTTTCGCCGATGCGGAGGGCGTGCAGACCTTCGACCCGGCCGATCCGGCGCAGGACGTGATCGACCGGCTGCGCCGGTTCGGCATCGCCGACCCGAAGGGGCCCGCGGAAGGTGCGCAGCCGACGCGCCGGGACTTCTCCGTCGCGCCCGGCACGGCCGCTCCGGTCGCGCAGCTCGAAGGTCCCGGGCAGGTCAACGAGTTCCGGCTGCGGATTCCGCAGGTGGTGCCGAGCCCGCGGGTCGTCGACGACGGCCGTGCGTTCGGCGCCGGCGGCGGCAGCAGGTTCGACGCGGCGGTGCATCCGGACAACGAGGGCGTGCGCATCGTGCGCCGCTTCGACCCGCAGGTCGCCGACCAGGTGGCGGGCCTGAGCGTGAACGGCGCTCCGGCCGGTGAGTGGCGCAGCGGCGCGGCCGAACCCGGCGGGTGGGGCGTGCAGGCGATCGACGTTCCGCCGGAGATCACCGCCGGTCAGTCCACGGTGGAGGTCGCGAACCGCTTCGTCTCGTCCTCGAAGGACGTCAACGAGTTCCGCTACGACGTGCAGAGCAAGGTCAACGGCGAGTGGGTCCGCACCGACGTGCTCGACGTCGGCCCCGCGCATCCCGGCGAGGAGGCGGCGCACGGCTACCGCATCGACAACTCGGTGTTCGCGCGGGAGAAGCTGGTCGGCCGCTACGCCTTCGCGCCGGAGCAGGTCACCGCTTCGGAGCACCTGCTGGAGACCGCGCGGGTGCGCATCACCTTCGACGGCCAGACCACTGTGGACGCACCGATCGGCGAGTTCTTCGGTTCCGGCCTCGGCGAGTTCGACGTGCGCAGCATGATGAGCTCGATCGACCCGGGCGACGGCGGCTGGTACACGGCCTGGTGGCCGATGCCGTTCAACCGCAGCGCCACCGTCGAGATCGTCAACGGCGGCGGCGTGCCGATCGACGGGATGACCGCCGAGGTGACCACCGCACCGGCGGAGGCGACCGAGAACACCGGCTACTTCCACGCCACGCACAAGCGCGGCAACACCACGCCCGGCCAGGACTGGAACTTCGTCCAGGCGCAGGGTTCCGGAACGTTCTACGGCGTCACGCACTCGATGCGCGGCCTGATTCCGCCGCAGACCAACCGGCACCCGCAGCAGCCGATGTCGATGTCGCAGGCGGACGAGGCCGCCAACCAGCGCAACTACTTGGAGGGTGACGAGCGGTTCTACGTGAACGGCTCGCCGAGCCCGGCTTGGCACGGCACCGGCAGCGAGGACTACTACGAGTCGGGCTGGTACTTCCGGGACGGCACGACGTTCTCGATGCCGCTGGCGGGCAATCCGTCGCACGAGGTCAACGGTGACGGCTGCCAGTACGACTGCACCGGCGCGTACCGCCAGCAGGTGCCGGACGCGGTGCCGTTCAACGACGGCCTGGTAGCCGGGATAGAGCACGGTCCGGACAACGACGAGCCGGGCGACTACAGCTCCACTGCCTACTGGTACGGCGGAAAACCGGCTTCGCAGCAGCAGGTCGACGAGATCGACCTGGCCGATCCGCGCAGCCGCGAGCAGCACGGCTACACCGCGGAAGGTGAGACGACGGCCCCGCTGACCTCGACCTTCGAGGGCGACGCGGACGACCAGCAGCACAACGGGCAGGTCGCGTCCGCGACGGGCCCGATCCGGTTCCAGGTCGGGCTGAACCCGGACAACTCCGGGGCGCGGCTGACCAGGCTCGCCGACCAGGCGCAGGCGTACCAGCAGGTGGAGGTCCGGGTGGACGGTCAGCCCGCAGGGACCTGGATGCAGCCGCTGGGCAACGGCACGCACCGCTGGTTGCAGGATTCGTTCGACTTGCCGCCCGCGCTGACCCAGGGCAAGGATTCGGTGCAGGTCGAGCTGGTGCCGGTCGGCGGCGCTCCGGCGTGGACGGCGGCGCGGTACACCGTGTTCGGGCACTGA
- a CDS encoding DUF397 domain-containing protein, with translation MDQQPTWRKSTYSGNLNECVEIAVGVDGPAVRDSKLGESGPVLRLDAAAFASFLDAVKAGRHDR, from the coding sequence ATGGATCAGCAACCCACCTGGCGGAAGAGCACCTACAGCGGAAACCTCAACGAGTGCGTCGAGATCGCTGTCGGTGTTGATGGCCCTGCTGTCCGTGACTCGAAGCTGGGGGAGTCGGGGCCGGTTCTGCGGTTGGACGCGGCCGCGTTCGCCTCGTTCCTGGACGCCGTGAAGGCCGGTCGGCACGATCGCTGA
- a CDS encoding DUF3558 domain-containing protein, whose product MQRSILIESTGRLDTVVNAGNKLRAWALVGSVLLGSLLSACSPGQEAGQPPQPQASNPGGISVSDPKDPATVDSCSLLPAQGAESVGLAHQGRKSSSSFGDDDDNRCLWSSPDGAAGASLAVFADRTLQDYYGNSGQYVDFQKLTIAGHPAVRANEKDPMSDGMCSIFVASKPDQVVQAASDVPDPRTADPCDLAKKTLESAVPSWPAAK is encoded by the coding sequence ATGCAACGGTCGATTCTGATCGAATCAACAGGCAGGCTTGATACTGTGGTAAACGCGGGCAACAAACTTCGCGCATGGGCCCTAGTCGGCTCCGTGCTCCTCGGCTCGCTCTTGTCGGCTTGTTCTCCCGGGCAGGAAGCTGGCCAGCCCCCGCAGCCGCAGGCGTCGAATCCTGGTGGCATTAGCGTCAGCGATCCGAAGGATCCCGCCACTGTGGACTCGTGCTCGCTGCTTCCCGCTCAGGGGGCTGAGTCTGTTGGGTTGGCGCATCAGGGGCGGAAATCCTCGAGCTCCTTTGGTGACGACGATGACAATCGTTGCCTATGGAGCAGTCCTGATGGAGCAGCGGGGGCTTCGCTTGCTGTTTTCGCTGATCGCACGCTGCAAGACTATTATGGAAATTCCGGTCAATACGTTGACTTTCAGAAGCTAACTATCGCTGGCCATCCCGCAGTTCGGGCGAATGAGAAAGACCCGATGTCGGACGGGATGTGCTCGATCTTCGTTGCTTCCAAACCGGATCAAGTTGTTCAGGCCGCGAGCGACGTGCCCGACCCGCGCACGGCCGACCCGTGCGACCTGGCCAAGAAGACGTTGGAGTCGGCTGTTCCGTCCTGGCCTGCGGCTAAGTAA